A genomic stretch from Anaerococcus mediterraneensis includes:
- a CDS encoding heparan-alpha-glucosaminide N-acetyltransferase domain-containing protein, with product MKRIHILDTIRGLTIISMVLFHLFYNINYYHRLNFYDGTVFNRCWQLSIAISFFVISGITSNFLSKNKNIKRGIYISIIGFSISLFTFLFAKDQLILWGVLNGIGLSIIFGEFLKKYIKIYHWPILMIFFVLTYKIPAGNLYSISFFKSLYDKNIFPLGFPSQIFSSTDYFPLIPWIFPYLAGISLGKYLIKRDFFSYRGKENLISKIGRHSMTIYLAHQIILYPLVSFIFK from the coding sequence ATGAAAAGAATTCATATACTTGATACCATAAGAGGTTTGACTATTATTTCTATGGTATTATTTCATTTATTTTATAATATAAATTACTATCATAGGCTAAATTTTTATGATGGAACAGTTTTTAATAGGTGTTGGCAACTCTCGATAGCCATATCTTTTTTTGTAATTTCTGGAATAACTTCAAATTTTTTATCAAAAAATAAGAATATAAAAAGAGGTATCTATATATCGATAATAGGTTTTTCTATTAGTCTTTTTACATTTTTATTTGCCAAAGACCAACTTATTTTATGGGGAGTCCTTAATGGTATTGGATTATCAATAATTTTTGGAGAATTTCTAAAAAAATATATAAAAATCTATCATTGGCCAATACTTATGATTTTTTTTGTACTTACATATAAAATACCAGCAGGGAATCTTTATAGCATAAGTTTTTTCAAAAGTCTATATGATAAAAATATCTTCCCTTTAGGTTTTCCTAGTCAAATATTTTCATCTACAGATTATTTTCCACTAATACCTTGGATTTTTCCTTATTTAGCTGGTATAAGTTTGGGCAAGTATCTAATAAAAAGAGATTTTTTCTCTTATAGGGGCAAAGAAAACCTAATCAGCAAAATCGGTAGGCACTCGATGACAATTT
- a CDS encoding folylpolyglutamate synthase/dihydrofolate synthase family protein has protein sequence MENFDQSLEYVYSRGASNGDHNLEKIKRMLEFFDNPQDKIKTIHIAGTNGKGSTAKMLANVLGKKVKCGIFTSPFMEKINEEISINGVDISDEDFINLVNRLRPFAEKLDDDGYHITYFEFLTAMMYLYFYEKEVDVAVIEVGLGGTLDSTNIIKKPLASVITSISMDHTNILGSSLEEIAENKAGIIKENIDVFSYPQKDQAFKVIEKVAKEKKSNLYTFDKDEIKIISEDENGNTFDFRTYKNIKTKIIGDHQIYNACLTLMVLDSIKNEFGLEEKDIRDGIYETYNPARLDIICKNPRIILDGSHNKESIDALVDSLKLFDYEKLIVGFSVLKDKDHKYIIEKIANKADKLIVTQIDDNPRAMDAYDIQKEAKIFMDDVEVIKDNEEAFVYSKSQAGKNDLIIWCGSLYLVGRLLAFKDERDD, from the coding sequence ATGGAAAATTTTGATCAAAGTTTAGAATATGTTTACTCCAGAGGAGCATCAAATGGTGATCATAATCTTGAAAAAATTAAGAGGATGTTAGAATTTTTTGACAATCCCCAAGATAAGATAAAGACAATCCATATAGCAGGGACAAATGGAAAAGGATCTACAGCAAAGATGCTAGCAAACGTCCTGGGCAAAAAAGTAAAATGTGGAATTTTCACATCACCTTTTATGGAAAAAATAAATGAAGAGATATCTATAAATGGTGTGGATATATCAGATGAAGATTTTATAAATCTTGTAAATAGGCTTAGGCCTTTTGCTGAAAAGCTTGATGATGATGGCTACCATATAACATATTTTGAATTTCTAACAGCAATGATGTATTTATATTTTTATGAAAAAGAAGTTGATGTTGCTGTTATAGAAGTAGGATTGGGTGGGACACTTGATTCTACAAATATAATAAAAAAACCTCTTGCATCTGTCATCACATCAATCTCTATGGACCATACAAATATTTTGGGATCTAGCTTGGAGGAAATAGCAGAAAATAAGGCTGGGATTATAAAGGAAAATATAGATGTGTTTTCATATCCGCAAAAAGATCAAGCCTTTAAGGTTATAGAAAAAGTAGCTAAGGAAAAAAAATCCAATCTATATACTTTTGATAAAGATGAGATTAAGATTATAAGTGAGGATGAAAATGGAAATACTTTCGATTTCAGGACCTACAAAAATATAAAAACTAAAATTATTGGTGACCATCAGATCTATAATGCATGCCTGACCTTAATGGTTTTAGATTCTATAAAAAATGAATTTGGTTTAGAAGAGAAAGATATAAGGGATGGGATATATGAAACCTATAATCCAGCAAGGTTAGACATTATTTGCAAAAATCCTAGAATCATCCTAGATGGTAGTCATAACAAAGAATCAATAGATGCCCTAGTTGATAGTTTAAAATTATTTGATTATGAAAAACTAATAGTCGGATTTTCTGTACTCAAAGACAAAGACCATAAATACATTATAGAAAAAATTGCAAACAAGGCTGATAAATTAATAGTAACACAAATTGATGACAATCCGAGAGCTATGGATGCCTATGATATACAAAAAGAAGCGAAAATTTTTATGGATGATGTAGAGGTCATAAAAGACAATGAAGAGGCTTTTGTATATAGTAAAAGCCAGGCAGGAAAAAATGACCTTATAATTTGGTGTGGGTCCTTGTATCTGGTAGGTAGATTATTAGCTTTCAAAGATGAGAGAGATGATTGA
- a CDS encoding ATP-dependent helicase — protein MKLTKIQNQAASHIDGPCLVLAVPGAGKTTMLLERIKNLKKLTNPKKILTLTFSKSQSIDMKNRYGLDDSNFMTIHAFCYLIIRNYLKNYNKNLRLIESDDSYNKYDLIRDIYFDINNKNISREDIQTFFTQTSYMKNAMLDESYLEKIRIKNVEKLYHNYENFKKSHFLIDFDDMQVLALKILEKDPKLLRAIQNKYDYFQLDEGQDTSVIQFEILKKIVSKNNNLIVVTDDDQSIYSFRAANPSYLLNFSNYYKNPKIIIMNENHRSGKEISKNANEFIEQNNFRYKKDIIPIPSLEGQVIIKVLKDTNAQYGFIKKHINPNQTNAILFRNNISAINIVTFLLEDKINFTISPDFLEYFKSQIVDDFFDIIKFANDFYDTESFSNIYYKIKTYLKKSDIESLELKPDNMDVFDYFYDKLDYDQTNTLYDIEKKLNHIKRLDLDKQINYIYKYMGYMDYTRLRSNKFGEEIMNKDLFVESLINFTKGLKTINDFDNKLMSLKKQISLNFDSNLILSTIHRSKGLEYENVFIIDLIKNEFPVIDYDEDPEKHLEEERRIMYVGMTRAKEKLYLLSIKKRNNKKTQPSEFFSFFN, from the coding sequence ATGAAGTTAACTAAAATACAAAATCAAGCTGCAAGCCATATTGATGGACCATGCCTAGTCCTTGCTGTTCCAGGCGCTGGCAAGACTACAATGCTTCTTGAGCGAATAAAAAACCTAAAAAAACTTACAAATCCAAAGAAAATATTAACTCTTACTTTTTCAAAAAGCCAATCTATAGATATGAAAAATAGATATGGACTAGATGATAGCAATTTCATGACAATCCACGCTTTTTGTTATCTTATCATCAGAAACTATTTGAAAAATTATAATAAAAACCTAAGATTGATAGAATCTGATGATAGCTACAATAAGTATGATTTGATAAGGGATATATATTTTGATATAAACAATAAAAATATATCCAGGGAAGATATACAAACTTTTTTCACGCAGACTTCCTACATGAAAAATGCTATGTTGGATGAGTCCTACCTTGAAAAAATAAGGATTAAAAATGTAGAAAAACTCTATCATAATTACGAAAATTTCAAAAAATCACATTTTCTAATAGACTTTGATGATATGCAGGTCTTAGCTTTGAAAATCTTAGAGAAAGATCCAAAACTTCTTAGAGCCATACAAAATAAATACGATTATTTTCAACTAGATGAGGGCCAAGACACATCTGTTATTCAATTTGAAATCCTAAAAAAAATTGTAAGCAAAAATAATAATCTCATTGTAGTAACTGATGATGACCAGTCAATATACTCCTTTAGAGCTGCAAATCCCTCATATCTGCTCAACTTTTCAAACTATTATAAGAATCCTAAAATAATAATAATGAATGAAAACCACAGGTCAGGAAAAGAAATTTCTAAAAATGCCAATGAATTTATCGAACAAAATAATTTTCGTTACAAAAAAGATATTATCCCTATTCCTAGTCTAGAAGGTCAAGTAATAATCAAAGTCCTAAAAGATACAAATGCTCAATATGGCTTTATAAAAAAGCATATAAATCCTAATCAAACCAACGCAATCCTTTTTAGAAATAATATTTCAGCTATAAATATTGTGACTTTTCTTCTAGAAGATAAGATCAATTTTACAATTAGTCCAGACTTCTTAGAATACTTCAAGTCTCAAATAGTAGATGATTTTTTTGACATAATAAAATTTGCAAATGACTTTTATGATACGGAATCCTTTAGCAATATTTACTACAAGATAAAAACTTATCTAAAAAAATCTGATATAGAAAGTCTAGAGCTAAAGCCTGATAATATGGATGTTTTTGATTATTTTTATGATAAACTTGATTACGATCAAACAAACACCCTTTATGATATAGAAAAAAAATTGAACCACATAAAAAGATTAGACCTGGACAAACAAATCAATTATATTTACAAATATATGGGATATATGGACTATACAAGATTAAGATCAAATAAATTTGGCGAAGAAATCATGAATAAAGATCTTTTTGTAGAAAGTCTCATAAACTTTACCAAGGGTCTAAAAACTATAAATGATTTTGATAACAAGCTTATGAGTCTAAAAAAACAAATTTCTTTAAATTTCGACTCAAATCTTATTTTATCTACTATTCACAGGTCAAAAGGCTTAGAATATGAAAATGTCTTCATAATAGACTTAATAAAAAACGAGTTCCCTGTTATAGATTATGACGAGGATCCAGAAAAACACCTAGAAGAAGAAAGGCGAATAATGTATGTAGGGATGACTAGAGCTAAAGAAAAGCTCTATTTATTATCAATAAAAAAGAGAAATAATAAAAAAACCCAGCCTTCTGAGTTCTTCTCTTTTTTCAACTAA
- a CDS encoding nitroreductase family protein — protein sequence MLTTQFLKSRTSTRDFIETTLDDKTLAKVNKIVEEEAIKLGKEDLRFIVRNDGADVYQALSGIAGYRGVMIDAPCYLALNTLNDDPASLVKGAYGIEDLITKLDEIGLGSCWITLNDLSEDIKKSLFNYDHGDIEVLLAIGHPVDQTVREHKFDDRKGIGEFVYLNDFSKLATSEDLEHRGLEDIFSYARFAPSAYNNQPWRFVIVDDIIKLYIKDYKGSVNLLDAGIMMYYIDKLGESISMNSDWDIKPEINSDEYVYIASKQL from the coding sequence ATGCTTACAACACAATTTTTAAAATCAAGAACATCAACAAGAGATTTCATTGAAACAACTCTTGATGATAAGACACTAGCAAAAGTTAACAAAATCGTAGAAGAAGAAGCTATAAAACTCGGTAAGGAAGACCTAAGATTTATAGTTAGAAATGATGGAGCAGATGTTTATCAAGCCCTATCTGGTATAGCTGGTTATAGGGGAGTAATGATAGATGCTCCATGCTATCTTGCACTAAATACTTTAAATGATGATCCGGCTTCTTTAGTAAAAGGCGCTTATGGTATAGAAGATCTAATAACAAAACTAGATGAAATAGGTCTTGGAAGCTGCTGGATAACTCTAAATGATTTAAGTGAAGATATAAAAAAATCATTATTCAACTATGATCACGGTGATATAGAAGTACTTCTAGCTATAGGTCACCCTGTAGATCAAACTGTTAGAGAACACAAGTTTGATGATAGAAAAGGCATTGGCGAATTCGTTTATTTAAACGATTTTTCAAAGCTTGCTACAAGTGAAGACCTAGAACACAGAGGACTTGAAGACATTTTTTCTTATGCTAGATTTGCACCATCAGCTTACAACAACCAACCTTGGAGATTTGTAATAGTAGATGATATTATAAAACTATATATCAAAGACTACAAGGGAAGTGTCAACCTTTTAGATGCTGGAATTATGATGTACTATATCGATAAACTTGGTGAATCTATCTCTATGAACTCAGACTGGGATATCAAACCTGAGATAAACTCTGATGAGTATGTTTATATAGCAAGCAAACAGCTATAA
- the map gene encoding type I methionyl aminopeptidase, whose product MIRIYSKKDFEKMRAAAEILCQTHLALKEVIREGLTTLDLDKFANKFIVDHKKAIPAQLGYSGFPFTLCTSVNDEICHGYPNNRPLQEGDILSIDNVVNLDGGLADSCWTYTIGQMSEVDQKLVDVNLEALNRAVKKAIPGNRIGDIGAEIQAYVEEENGFSVIRDFIGHGIGKEMHEDPQVPHYGIAGRGPRIQAGMVFTIEPMIAIGDWHMKLDDNGWTARTVDGSKVSQFEHQLIIHEDGPEIITDQSKYRLTKEDMEFIKNYKF is encoded by the coding sequence TTGATAAGAATATATAGTAAAAAAGATTTTGAAAAAATGAGAGCAGCTGCTGAAATATTATGTCAGACTCATTTGGCCCTTAAAGAAGTAATAAGAGAAGGACTTACGACCTTAGACCTAGATAAATTTGCAAATAAATTTATCGTTGATCATAAAAAAGCTATTCCGGCTCAGCTTGGTTATAGTGGATTTCCTTTCACACTTTGTACATCAGTCAATGATGAGATATGTCATGGCTATCCAAATAATAGACCACTACAAGAAGGAGATATCCTATCTATAGACAATGTTGTCAATTTGGATGGGGGTCTTGCTGATTCTTGTTGGACATATACTATTGGACAAATGTCTGAAGTGGATCAAAAATTGGTAGATGTAAACTTAGAGGCCCTAAATAGAGCTGTTAAAAAAGCTATACCTGGAAATAGAATTGGGGATATTGGTGCTGAAATCCAAGCCTATGTCGAGGAAGAAAACGGATTTTCTGTCATCAGAGATTTCATCGGCCACGGTATAGGAAAGGAAATGCACGAAGATCCTCAGGTACCACATTACGGAATAGCAGGTAGAGGACCAAGGATCCAAGCAGGTATGGTCTTTACAATAGAGCCGATGATAGCTATAGGCGATTGGCATATGAAGTTAGATGACAATGGCTGGACAGCTAGAACAGTTGATGGATCAAAGGTTAGCCAGTTTGAACACCAGCTTATAATTCATGAAGATGGTCCTGAAATAATAACAGACCAATCAAAATATAGGTTGACAAAAGAAGATATGGAATTCATAAAAAATTATAAATTCTAA
- a CDS encoding thymidine kinase encodes MKKQAKLIVHTGSMFSGKTTSLWRELYRMTIANYKTVAFKPSVDSRDDEKKIVSHDNLSLDAIKIDNLEEILSYVNNHEVDAIGIDELQFFPNEPKQVVDIFNKLMQKNITIVVSGLDMDYKTQPFEIIKEIMPLADELIKHHAICASCGEDAWASYRKSSDDSRIQIGSKDLYEPLCRACYTEKMNEREKTKNQMKIDLEK; translated from the coding sequence ATGAAAAAACAAGCAAAGCTAATCGTCCACACTGGCTCAATGTTTTCTGGAAAAACAACATCTCTATGGAGAGAGCTTTATAGGATGACTATAGCAAATTATAAAACTGTCGCCTTTAAACCCTCCGTAGATAGTAGGGACGATGAGAAAAAAATCGTATCTCATGATAATTTATCCTTGGATGCTATAAAAATTGACAATCTCGAGGAAATTTTATCCTATGTAAATAATCACGAGGTAGATGCCATAGGAATTGACGAACTACAATTTTTCCCAAATGAACCAAAGCAAGTTGTCGATATCTTTAATAAACTCATGCAAAAAAATATTACAATTGTAGTATCAGGCCTTGATATGGACTATAAAACTCAGCCATTTGAGATTATAAAAGAAATAATGCCCCTAGCCGATGAGCTTATAAAACACCACGCCATCTGTGCTTCTTGTGGGGAAGATGCCTGGGCATCCTATAGAAAATCAAGTGATGATTCAAGGATACAAATAGGATCTAAAGATCTCTACGAACCACTTTGCAGGGCTTGCTACACAGAAAAAATGAATGAAAGAGAAAAAACTAAAAATCAGATGAAAATTGATTTAGAAAAATAA
- the ychF gene encoding redox-regulated ATPase YchF gives MKLGIVGLPNVGKSTLFNAITKAGALVANYPFATIDPNVGLVNVPDERLNVLSKISSSKKIVPAVVEFYDIAGLVKGASKGEGLGNKFLSNIRETDAIVEVLRCFDDPNVTHVDGSVDPLRDIETINLELILSDLELVDKVLEKKRKVAKADKSARAEVEVLEKIISVLEEGKSARILDLKEEEKKLLRSYQLLSTKPIIYVCNVNEEDAADDGAGNKYVEIVREFAKSEGAEVSVVSAKIEQEISELETEEERLEFLEMIGLEESGTDRVIKDSYKTLNLISYLTTGEMETRAWTITKGTRAQDAAGKIHSDIARGFIMADIVSYDDLVKAGTMNHAKELGKLRMEGKDYIMQDGDVVNFKFNV, from the coding sequence ATGAAACTAGGAATTGTCGGCTTACCAAATGTCGGAAAATCTACATTATTTAATGCCATTACAAAAGCAGGAGCTTTGGTAGCAAACTATCCATTTGCTACAATCGATCCTAATGTCGGACTTGTAAATGTACCTGATGAGAGACTTAATGTACTATCTAAGATCTCTTCTTCTAAAAAAATTGTACCAGCTGTTGTTGAATTTTATGATATAGCTGGACTGGTAAAAGGCGCATCCAAAGGCGAAGGTCTCGGTAATAAATTTTTATCAAACATAAGAGAAACAGATGCAATTGTCGAGGTTTTAAGATGCTTTGATGACCCAAATGTAACCCACGTTGATGGTAGCGTTGATCCTCTTAGGGATATAGAAACTATAAACCTTGAACTAATCCTTTCAGACCTAGAGCTTGTTGATAAGGTCTTAGAAAAGAAAAGAAAAGTTGCTAAAGCTGATAAGAGTGCTAGGGCAGAAGTTGAAGTTTTAGAAAAAATCATAAGTGTCCTAGAAGAAGGAAAATCTGCAAGAATTCTTGATCTAAAAGAAGAAGAGAAAAAATTATTAAGGTCTTATCAGCTCCTATCTACAAAACCAATAATCTATGTATGCAATGTCAACGAAGAAGACGCTGCAGACGATGGTGCTGGCAACAAGTACGTAGAAATTGTAAGAGAATTTGCTAAAAGCGAAGGTGCAGAAGTTTCTGTAGTGTCCGCTAAAATAGAACAAGAGATTTCAGAGCTTGAAACAGAAGAGGAAAGATTAGAATTCTTGGAGATGATTGGCCTAGAAGAATCTGGAACAGATAGGGTTATAAAAGACTCTTACAAGACCCTGAATCTTATTTCTTATCTGACAACAGGTGAAATGGAAACCAGGGCTTGGACAATTACAAAAGGCACCAGGGCCCAAGATGCTGCTGGCAAGATCCACTCTGATATAGCCCGTGGTTTTATCATGGCTGATATTGTTTCCTATGATGATTTAGTTAAGGCAGGTACTATGAACCATGCTAAAGAGCTAGGCAAACTACGTATGGAAGGCAAGGACTACATCATGCAAGATGGCGATGTGGTTAATTTCAAATTCAATGTATAG
- a CDS encoding aminopeptidase P family protein has protein sequence MDINTRIEKLRSLMRDRKIDAYVIPTSDPHQSEYISDYYKTREFISGFDGSAGTALITLDQAKLWTDSRYFLQAKKQLANSEFELMKMGDESYPTLVEYLDENINEFGKIAFDGQCYSLADYKNLSENLGSRMLISDLDYISQIWLDRPEKPKDKVWIHDEKYCGQSLPEKLAILREKMANAGYDYNFIGSPEDICYLLNIRGNDVDYNPVVLSYMLISEDRAYLCIDEEKIDDNVRSYLESNGIDICRYDYIYTLLKDIAGKKRIYLDPARTNVAVFDAINSNVKISQGRNLTTDMKAVKTDREIESIKKAYIYDGVSLVKFFNWLEIGAKTGSLNEMVASNKLHDIRKENPSFIEDSFETIAGYKENAAIVHYAPGKTGSKTIATEGMILVDSGGHYQEGTTDITRTIALGSLKEDEKIDYTLVLKSFLSLFLAKFKNKTSGQRLDAIAKYPLWKAGKDFFHGTGHGVGFVLTVHEGPQSISQVNNIGFVENMTTSIEPGLYIEDSHGIRIENEAYVKKAFENEFGNFLEFETLTYVPIDTRPIKIEMLSTEEIEWLNSYNKACYDKLSPYLEGDDLEYLKERCKEI, from the coding sequence ATGGATATAAATACTAGAATTGAGAAATTAAGATCTTTAATGAGAGATAGAAAAATAGATGCTTATGTAATACCAACATCAGATCCTCATCAGTCAGAGTATATATCAGATTATTATAAAACAAGGGAATTTATAAGTGGATTTGATGGATCAGCCGGAACCGCCCTTATAACCTTAGATCAAGCAAAATTATGGACTGACTCAAGGTATTTTTTGCAAGCAAAAAAGCAATTAGCTAATTCTGAATTTGAGTTAATGAAAATGGGAGATGAATCTTATCCAACTTTGGTAGAATATCTTGATGAAAATATAAATGAATTTGGAAAAATCGCCTTTGATGGACAGTGTTATTCACTTGCGGATTATAAAAATTTATCAGAAAATTTAGGATCAAGAATGTTAATTTCTGACCTTGACTATATCTCACAAATTTGGTTAGATAGGCCAGAAAAACCAAAAGATAAGGTTTGGATCCATGATGAGAAATATTGTGGACAAAGCTTGCCAGAAAAACTTGCTATACTTAGAGAAAAAATGGCAAATGCTGGATATGACTATAATTTTATTGGCTCACCTGAAGATATTTGTTATCTTCTAAACATCAGGGGAAATGATGTTGATTACAATCCTGTAGTCTTATCATATATGCTTATAAGTGAGGATAGGGCCTACCTATGTATAGATGAAGAAAAAATCGATGATAATGTCAGATCTTATTTAGAATCAAATGGCATAGATATTTGTAGATATGATTATATTTATACTTTATTAAAAGATATAGCTGGCAAAAAAAGAATATACCTAGATCCTGCGAGGACAAATGTAGCAGTTTTTGATGCTATAAATTCAAATGTCAAAATCAGCCAAGGTCGCAACCTAACAACAGATATGAAGGCTGTAAAAACTGATAGAGAAATAGAAAGTATAAAAAAAGCATACATCTACGATGGGGTTAGCCTGGTGAAATTCTTTAATTGGCTAGAAATTGGAGCTAAAACAGGATCCCTAAATGAAATGGTAGCAAGTAACAAACTACATGATATTAGAAAAGAAAACCCAAGTTTTATAGAAGATTCTTTTGAAACAATTGCAGGATATAAAGAAAATGCGGCAATAGTTCACTATGCTCCAGGAAAAACTGGTTCTAAAACAATAGCCACAGAGGGCATGATTTTAGTAGATTCAGGTGGACACTATCAAGAAGGAACAACAGATATTACAAGAACAATAGCCTTGGGTAGCCTAAAAGAAGATGAAAAAATAGATTATACTCTTGTCCTAAAATCATTTTTGTCATTGTTTTTAGCTAAATTCAAAAACAAGACAAGTGGTCAAAGGCTAGATGCTATAGCAAAATATCCTCTATGGAAGGCTGGCAAGGACTTTTTCCACGGAACAGGTCACGGAGTAGGGTTTGTCCTTACAGTTCATGAAGGTCCTCAATCTATTTCACAAGTAAATAATATTGGATTTGTAGAAAACATGACAACATCTATAGAACCAGGATTATATATCGAAGATAGCCATGGAATAAGGATTGAAAATGAAGCTTACGTAAAAAAAGCATTTGAAAACGAATTTGGTAACTTCTTAGAATTTGAAACTTTGACCTATGTGCCAATTGATACTAGACCTATAAAAATAGAAATGTTAAGCACCGAAGAGATAGAATGGCTAAATTCATATAACAAAGCTTGCTATGATAAACTTAGTCCATACCTAGAAGGGGATGATTTAGAATATTTGAAGGAAAGATGTAAAGAAATTTGA
- the uvrC gene encoding excinuclease ABC subunit UvrC — MSKIQIKDKLKDLPDKPGVYIMRDKNGQIIYVGKAISLKNRVKQYFDKSKNKGAKVMAMVSHIVDFEYIIVQNEVEALVLESNLIKKNRPKYNIVLRDDKQYPYIKITREKFPRIQKVRQVKKDGANYFGPYPDAYAVNDAIDFFHSYYRFRTCNLNFDKGQSLERPCLNYFIKRCNGPCIGKEDEKRYMEKIDEVKKFLEKKDRLIPDQVLDKMNQASKILDFEQAAKYRDYYRALSVISEKQNITETTGDDVDIIAMSKGLSVIVMQVFFMRKGKIVDREHFIIKNDFAEKDADIIGSFLKQFYLDLLFIPKEIYLQTMPSELESINAYLDKKKGSKVSLHQPKLGKKHELVRMAASNAYDMRIKYERRLNKKERNKSSGLSQLKDILNLSKINRIEAYDISNTSGVQSVGSMVVFENGIASPKEYRKFKIRSVEGPDDYASLREVLMRRFDNAKKEILKGNTITGFGKLPDLILMDGGKGQVSIAKEVLDSLGMNIEVAGLVKDDKHTTRGIIYEKEEIFIKKSDPVYRLIYEIQEEAHRFAINYHRSLMRKTMKKSDLDNIKGVGEKTKANLYEHFKTISNIKKASVEELMEVPLVGKTAALEIYKYFRLKG, encoded by the coding sequence TTGAGCAAAATCCAAATAAAAGATAAATTAAAAGACTTACCTGATAAACCAGGCGTTTATATAATGAGAGATAAAAATGGTCAAATAATATATGTTGGCAAAGCCATCTCTCTAAAAAATAGGGTCAAACAATATTTCGATAAAAGTAAAAATAAGGGCGCCAAAGTCATGGCTATGGTAAGCCATATTGTTGACTTTGAATACATCATTGTACAAAACGAAGTAGAAGCCTTGGTTTTGGAATCAAACCTTATAAAAAAGAATAGACCTAAATACAATATAGTCCTTAGGGATGATAAACAGTACCCATATATAAAAATCACTAGGGAAAAATTCCCGAGGATACAAAAAGTTAGGCAAGTAAAAAAAGATGGGGCCAATTATTTTGGGCCCTATCCTGACGCCTATGCAGTAAATGATGCTATAGACTTTTTTCATTCTTATTATAGGTTTAGAACTTGTAATCTAAATTTTGACAAGGGACAAAGTCTAGAAAGACCCTGCTTAAATTATTTTATCAAAAGATGCAATGGTCCGTGTATTGGCAAAGAAGATGAAAAAAGATACATGGAAAAAATAGATGAGGTAAAGAAGTTTTTAGAAAAAAAAGACAGACTTATTCCAGATCAAGTATTAGACAAGATGAACCAAGCATCTAAAATTTTAGACTTCGAACAGGCAGCCAAATATAGAGATTATTATAGGGCCTTATCAGTGATATCAGAAAAGCAAAATATTACAGAGACAACTGGAGACGATGTTGATATCATAGCTATGAGCAAGGGTTTATCTGTAATAGTTATGCAGGTGTTTTTTATGAGAAAGGGAAAAATTGTAGACAGGGAACATTTTATAATAAAAAATGATTTTGCTGAAAAAGATGCAGACATTATTGGATCCTTTTTAAAGCAATTCTATCTAGATCTATTATTCATCCCTAAGGAAATATATCTCCAAACTATGCCCAGCGAACTAGAGTCAATAAATGCCTATCTTGATAAGAAAAAGGGATCTAAGGTTAGTCTGCACCAGCCAAAACTTGGAAAAAAACATGAACTTGTAAGGATGGCTGCAAGCAATGCTTACGACATGAGAATAAAATATGAAAGAAGGCTAAACAAAAAAGAGCGAAATAAATCAAGTGGTCTTAGTCAGCTAAAGGATATCCTCAATTTATCAAAAATAAATAGAATAGAAGCTTATGATATTTCTAATACCTCTGGAGTCCAATCTGTTGGGTCTATGGTAGTATTTGAAAATGGTATTGCATCTCCAAAAGAATATAGGAAATTTAAAATACGATCGGTAGAAGGACCAGATGACTATGCTTCCCTTAGAGAAGTTTTGATGCGTAGATTTGATAATGCAAAAAAAGAAATTCTAAAGGGAAATACAATTACAGGATTTGGGAAACTTCCAGACTTGATCCTCATGGATGGTGGCAAGGGACAGGTAAGCATTGCGAAAGAAGTATTAGATAGTCTCGGAATGAATATAGAAGTGGCAGGTCTTGTAAAAGATGATAAGCACACAACCAGGGGAATAATATACGAAAAAGAGGAGATCTTTATAAAAAAATCAGATCCTGTTTATAGACTAATATATGAAATTCAGGAAGAAGCTCACAGGTTTGCTATAAATTACCACAGATCACTGATGAGAAAGACGATGAAAAAGTCTGACCTAGATAATATCAAGGGTGTAGGAGAAAAAACAAAGGCAAATTTATATGAACATTTCAAAACTATTTCTAATATAAAGAAAGCAAGTGTTGAAGAATTGATGGAAGTCCCTCTAGTTGGAAAAACAGCGGCTCTTGAGATATACAAATATTTTAGGTTGAAAGGATAA